One Arthrobacter sp. FW306-07-I genomic window carries:
- a CDS encoding ABC transporter substrate-binding protein: protein MTDKSTRRRGRVLLRPLTLIAAVALALSACGAPAAAPPGQSGSAAAGGGGGGGKVVIGVGGQTLLTYLPTTLAQQLGYYKDEGVDVELQDLQGGSKALTAMVGGSTNVTSGYYEHTIQMQAKNQQIKAFVDMGQSSGLALLVAPKNEGQIKTIADLKGKNVGVTAPGSSTDMFVKFLLAKNNMQQSDAAVSAIGAGSSAVAAVEQGQVDAAVMLEPDVSVLTKRIGHNPVVLEDVRTAEGLKEVFSTDSWPSACLYAKTDWLNQNKDTAAKLAKAIKRTLEYINGHSGAEIAAKMPESFAGGDKDLYAKVIDDLKKTLSKDGTFTEDGVQAVLKTQQVANPDVGNKDIKLADTYTNDLVK from the coding sequence ATGACAGACAAATCAACCCGGCGCCGTGGCCGGGTCCTCCTCCGGCCGCTGACCCTGATTGCTGCAGTTGCCCTGGCACTCTCGGCCTGTGGTGCCCCCGCCGCAGCCCCTCCCGGCCAGAGCGGATCAGCCGCGGCCGGCGGAGGCGGCGGGGGCGGCAAGGTGGTTATCGGCGTGGGCGGCCAGACCCTCCTGACCTACCTTCCGACGACGCTGGCCCAGCAGCTTGGGTACTACAAGGATGAAGGCGTGGACGTCGAACTCCAGGACCTCCAAGGCGGCTCGAAGGCCCTGACCGCCATGGTTGGTGGCAGCACCAATGTGACCAGCGGCTACTACGAGCACACCATCCAGATGCAGGCCAAGAACCAGCAGATCAAGGCCTTCGTGGACATGGGCCAGTCTTCCGGCCTTGCCCTGCTGGTGGCGCCGAAGAACGAAGGCCAGATCAAGACAATTGCCGATCTCAAAGGCAAGAACGTGGGGGTGACGGCGCCGGGCTCCTCCACGGACATGTTCGTGAAGTTCCTGCTGGCCAAGAACAACATGCAGCAGTCCGATGCAGCGGTGTCCGCCATCGGCGCGGGATCTTCCGCCGTTGCCGCTGTTGAGCAGGGCCAGGTTGACGCAGCCGTAATGCTCGAACCGGACGTATCGGTCCTCACCAAGCGCATTGGCCACAATCCTGTAGTCCTGGAGGACGTCCGCACGGCCGAGGGGCTGAAGGAAGTGTTCTCCACTGATTCCTGGCCTTCCGCCTGCCTTTACGCCAAGACGGACTGGCTGAACCAGAACAAGGACACGGCCGCCAAGCTGGCCAAGGCCATCAAGCGCACCCTTGAGTACATCAACGGTCACTCCGGTGCCGAAATCGCGGCCAAGATGCCGGAAAGCTTCGCCGGCGGCGACAAGGATCTCTACGCGAAAGTCATCGACGACCTCAAGAAGACCCTGAGCAAGGACGGTACGTTCACCGAAGACGGCGTCCAGGCTGTCCTGAAAACCCAGCAGGTAGCCAACCCGGACGTGGGAAACAAGGACATCAAGCTTGCCGATACGTACACCAACGACCTCGTGAAGTAG
- a CDS encoding aldehyde dehydrogenase family protein: MPTTAIETTAGNETAQGAGVTIQDPRTGEVLWTVPEAEPDAVNDAVSVARRAAPGWAATAPAERGAALRAAAKALEAAAQELAGLNASETGRPEAEALAGIAAGVSTLEQYAELGPVQRGHSLRGSRSATDYTIAEPRGVAVLLTPWNDPVAVACGLIGAALVTGNAVIHKPSERCPRLGEALGEVLAPAFPSGVFLTISGAAGVGAALSQAEVDVIAHVGSSASGARIAQAGALTGAHVIRENGGNDPLLVDRDVDPAWAAEQAAIGAFANSGQICTSVERIYVHRDIAKEFCNALEAEAALRNNNGTVAPLVDLRMRDAVHAHVADALAQGARAVEGGSVPDGPGSFYPATVLLDCTDDMQVMAEETFGPVAPVQVVDTFDDGLRLACSGRYGLAATVLSGNIAHIQQAVAALPVGTVKVNAVFGGAPGGAAQPRGESGAGFGYGPELLDEFTQVKVVHIEAPPAPAGSGAGSVPEEQDLP; this comes from the coding sequence ATGCCCACCACAGCCATCGAAACAACCGCAGGCAATGAAACAGCCCAGGGCGCCGGCGTCACCATCCAGGACCCGCGAACCGGGGAGGTGCTTTGGACAGTTCCCGAAGCGGAACCGGACGCAGTGAACGATGCCGTGAGCGTGGCCCGCAGGGCTGCCCCCGGCTGGGCAGCAACAGCTCCCGCCGAACGCGGTGCAGCCCTCCGTGCCGCCGCCAAGGCGCTCGAAGCAGCTGCACAGGAACTCGCGGGCTTGAACGCCAGCGAAACCGGACGGCCGGAAGCCGAGGCATTGGCAGGCATCGCCGCCGGTGTCTCCACCCTGGAGCAGTATGCCGAACTGGGCCCGGTCCAGCGCGGCCACAGCCTCCGCGGCAGCCGGTCAGCCACCGACTACACCATCGCTGAACCGCGCGGGGTGGCAGTCCTGCTGACCCCGTGGAACGACCCCGTAGCCGTAGCCTGCGGACTCATCGGCGCCGCGCTGGTCACAGGCAACGCGGTGATCCACAAACCCAGTGAGCGCTGCCCGCGCCTGGGCGAGGCGCTGGGCGAGGTCCTGGCCCCGGCCTTCCCCTCCGGTGTCTTCCTGACCATTTCCGGCGCGGCCGGAGTAGGTGCCGCCCTGTCCCAGGCGGAGGTGGACGTCATTGCCCATGTTGGATCCAGCGCATCCGGTGCCCGGATAGCCCAGGCAGGAGCCCTCACGGGCGCCCATGTCATCAGGGAAAACGGCGGCAATGACCCGTTGCTGGTGGACCGTGACGTCGACCCGGCCTGGGCGGCGGAGCAGGCCGCGATCGGTGCGTTCGCCAACAGCGGGCAGATCTGTACTTCGGTGGAACGGATCTATGTCCACCGCGATATCGCCAAGGAGTTCTGCAACGCCCTGGAGGCAGAGGCGGCGCTCCGGAACAACAATGGCACCGTGGCACCGCTTGTGGACCTGCGGATGCGGGACGCCGTCCACGCCCACGTTGCCGATGCCCTGGCGCAGGGCGCGCGCGCCGTCGAGGGCGGCAGCGTGCCGGACGGGCCCGGTTCCTTTTACCCCGCTACGGTCCTGCTGGACTGCACCGATGATATGCAGGTCATGGCCGAAGAGACGTTCGGTCCGGTGGCGCCGGTGCAGGTGGTGGACACGTTCGACGACGGCCTGCGCCTGGCCTGCAGCGGCAGGTACGGCCTGGCCGCCACCGTCCTGAGCGGCAACATCGCACACATCCAGCAGGCAGTGGCCGCGCTGCCCGTGGGAACCGTGAAGGTCAACGCAGTGTTTGGCGGCGCACCCGGAGGTGCTGCCCAGCCACGCGGAGAGAGCGGTGCCGGGTTCGGCTACGGGCCCGAGCTGCTGGACGAGTTCACCCAGGTCAAGGTGGTGCACATCGAAGCTCCGCCGGCACCGGCAGGTTCCGGAGCCGGTTCCGTCCCCGAGGAACAGGACCTGCCATGA
- a CDS encoding SDR family oxidoreductase, with protein sequence MSIVVTGATGQLGRHVLEALLERGVPAEEIVAAGRSVDKLADFAGRGLQVKPMDYADAGSVAAALKGARRVLLISGSEVGQRVQQHRTVIEAAKAEGVELLAYTSIANADTTAMKLADEHKATEALLRESGVPFVLLRNGWYLENYTEQLPGTLAQGALAGSAGEGKVSGAARVDYAHAAAAVLVADAQAGKVYELGGDDAFSMADLAAEISAATGKAIKYNDLPAEEYVGVLTGVGVPEAFAEILADSDLGIARGDLLVSTGDLRRLIGRPTTSLGQAVSSAAASA encoded by the coding sequence GTGAGCATTGTTGTTACAGGCGCCACTGGACAGTTGGGCCGGCACGTTCTGGAAGCCCTCCTGGAGCGGGGAGTACCTGCGGAGGAAATCGTGGCGGCCGGCCGTTCGGTGGACAAGCTCGCGGACTTCGCCGGGCGCGGGTTGCAGGTCAAGCCCATGGACTACGCCGATGCAGGCTCGGTCGCAGCCGCCCTCAAGGGTGCGCGGCGCGTGCTGCTCATTTCCGGCAGCGAAGTGGGACAGCGGGTCCAGCAGCACCGGACTGTCATTGAAGCCGCCAAGGCGGAGGGCGTGGAGTTGCTGGCCTACACCAGCATCGCCAACGCGGACACCACGGCCATGAAGCTGGCCGATGAACACAAGGCAACCGAGGCGCTGCTGCGCGAATCCGGAGTGCCCTTCGTGCTGCTGCGCAACGGCTGGTACCTGGAGAACTACACGGAGCAGCTGCCCGGAACCCTTGCCCAGGGCGCTCTCGCGGGCAGTGCCGGCGAGGGCAAGGTCAGCGGGGCCGCCAGGGTGGACTACGCGCACGCGGCCGCTGCAGTCCTGGTGGCCGACGCCCAGGCCGGCAAGGTTTACGAACTGGGCGGCGATGACGCTTTCAGCATGGCGGACCTGGCGGCGGAGATCAGCGCCGCAACCGGAAAGGCCATTAAGTACAACGACCTGCCCGCGGAGGAATACGTTGGCGTGCTCACTGGTGTTGGCGTACCGGAGGCTTTCGCTGAAATCCTTGCGGATTCCGACCTTGGCATCGCGCGCGGCGATCTCCTGGTCAGCACCGGCGACCTGCGTCGGCTGATCGGGCGCCCGACGACGTCGCTGGGCCAGGCGGTCAGCTCCGCCGCTGCTTCCGCCTAG
- a CDS encoding MFS transporter translates to MSIEQGRAIDAGHAPKESGLKRVVAASMVGTVVEWYEFFLYATAATLVFGKYFFPATGNDLDGIIQAFLTYAVGFIARPLGGIVFGQIGDKLGRKPTLQLTIVIIGVSTFLMGCLPGFADIGYLAPALLVALRFIQGFALGGEWGGAVLLVAEQSPNKTRAFWSSWPQAAVPVGNLLATLVLYIMSTTLSSEAFLGWGWRVAFWLSAVIVFVGYYIRTNVSESRIFLEAKELVEKEQAVSYGVFEVLRKYPKGIFQAMGLRFAENIMYYLVVSFSIVYLKSVHKYDTSSLLLALLIAHIIHFAIIPQYGRLADRIGRKPVYLAGAVLGATWPFFAFPMFDTRNAVVIVLAVTIGLILHGLMYAGQPAIMAEMFPTRMRYSGASLGSQVTSIFAGSLAPLLATQWLKDTGSWLPTAIYLVVACVITAVAVLSLKETKGVALEDVDKEDAAREGLLTAAR, encoded by the coding sequence ATGAGCATTGAGCAAGGCCGGGCAATCGACGCCGGGCATGCACCCAAGGAATCGGGACTGAAGAGGGTTGTTGCCGCATCAATGGTGGGCACGGTGGTGGAATGGTACGAGTTCTTCCTGTACGCCACTGCCGCCACCCTGGTATTCGGCAAGTACTTCTTTCCCGCCACGGGGAATGACCTGGACGGAATCATCCAGGCCTTCCTGACCTATGCCGTGGGCTTCATCGCCCGCCCGCTGGGCGGCATCGTGTTCGGCCAGATTGGCGACAAGCTGGGCCGCAAGCCCACCCTGCAGCTGACCATCGTCATCATCGGCGTGTCCACGTTCCTGATGGGCTGCCTCCCCGGTTTCGCCGACATCGGATACCTGGCTCCGGCGCTGCTGGTGGCCCTGCGCTTTATCCAGGGCTTCGCGCTGGGCGGCGAATGGGGCGGAGCAGTCCTCCTCGTGGCCGAACAGAGCCCGAACAAGACCCGCGCCTTCTGGTCCAGCTGGCCGCAGGCCGCCGTCCCGGTGGGCAACCTGCTGGCCACCCTGGTGCTCTATATCATGTCCACCACCCTCAGCAGCGAGGCCTTCCTCGGCTGGGGCTGGCGCGTGGCCTTCTGGCTCTCCGCCGTAATCGTCTTCGTGGGCTACTACATCCGCACCAACGTCAGCGAGTCGCGCATCTTCCTCGAGGCCAAGGAGTTGGTCGAAAAGGAACAGGCCGTCAGCTACGGCGTGTTCGAAGTGCTCCGTAAGTACCCCAAGGGCATCTTCCAGGCCATGGGCCTGCGGTTCGCGGAAAACATCATGTACTACCTGGTGGTCAGCTTCTCGATTGTCTACCTCAAGAGCGTGCACAAGTACGACACCTCATCGCTGCTGCTGGCGCTGCTGATCGCGCACATCATCCACTTCGCCATCATTCCGCAGTACGGCCGCCTGGCGGACCGGATCGGCCGCAAGCCCGTCTACCTGGCCGGCGCCGTCCTCGGAGCCACCTGGCCGTTCTTCGCGTTCCCCATGTTCGATACCCGCAACGCCGTGGTGATCGTCCTGGCCGTGACCATCGGCCTCATCCTGCACGGCCTCATGTACGCCGGGCAGCCAGCCATCATGGCCGAAATGTTCCCCACCCGCATGCGGTACTCCGGTGCCTCCCTGGGCTCGCAGGTCACGTCCATCTTTGCCGGGTCATTGGCGCCGCTGCTGGCCACCCAGTGGCTCAAGGACACCGGGTCCTGGCTGCCCACCGCCATCTACCTGGTGGTCGCCTGCGTCATCACCGCAGTGGCCGTGCTGAGCCTGAAGGAGACCAAGGGTGTTGCGCTGGAGGACGTTGACAAGGAAGATGCTGCCCGCGAAGGGCTGCTGACCGCCGCACGCTGA
- a CDS encoding winged helix-turn-helix transcriptional regulator, producing MKAAPLPLAFDDGVFPAGCPSRVVLDHITSKWGVLILLALSEGEQRWSDLRRRAEGISEKMLAQTLKTLERDGLVSRNAQPVIPPRVDYSLTERGYELSALLVPLVAWAFENAEEIVNGTGAGK from the coding sequence ATGAAAGCAGCTCCCCTGCCCTTGGCGTTTGACGACGGCGTGTTCCCGGCAGGGTGCCCCAGCCGTGTGGTGCTGGACCACATCACCAGCAAATGGGGTGTCCTGATCCTGCTTGCGCTGTCCGAGGGCGAACAGCGCTGGAGCGATCTGCGACGCCGGGCCGAGGGCATCAGCGAGAAGATGCTGGCACAGACGTTGAAGACACTCGAGCGTGACGGCCTGGTGAGCAGGAACGCGCAGCCCGTCATTCCGCCGAGGGTGGACTACAGCCTCACCGAGCGGGGCTACGAGTTGAGCGCGCTCCTGGTACCACTGGTGGCGTGGGCATTCGAGAACGCGGAGGAGATCGTCAACGGGACCGGAGCGGGCAAGTAG
- a CDS encoding LysR family transcriptional regulator, which yields MNANPDDLLVLLAVSRSAKFTTAAQALGLNHTTVSRRVAALEKALGGRVLSRAAGGWELTELGEQAVRAAEQVEAVLGTLGPTGQAPDAIAGVVRMTATDGFSAYIAAPAVARLRRDHPGLSVEVVTMTRRALQQRSGLDIEVVVGVPQVHRAEAIRLGDYRLGMYASRTYLEEHGMPATVAELNQHPLVYFVDSMLQVDDLDAPRRLVPAMRDGLTSTNVFVHVEATRAGAGVGFLPCFMADLHDDLVRLLPDKIGELLPYWMVLRPDSLRRPAVAAVVQALQDRMAEHREALLGKQESSSTAG from the coding sequence ATGAACGCGAATCCCGATGACCTGCTGGTCCTGCTTGCGGTGTCACGCTCGGCAAAATTTACGACGGCGGCACAGGCTTTGGGCCTGAACCACACCACGGTCTCGCGCAGGGTAGCCGCGTTGGAAAAGGCGCTCGGCGGCAGGGTCCTGTCCCGGGCCGCCGGAGGCTGGGAATTGACGGAGCTTGGCGAACAGGCGGTGCGGGCGGCGGAACAGGTGGAGGCGGTGCTGGGCACGCTGGGACCGACGGGCCAGGCACCCGACGCGATTGCCGGCGTCGTACGAATGACCGCGACGGATGGCTTCAGCGCCTATATTGCCGCCCCGGCCGTGGCACGGCTGCGCCGGGACCACCCCGGCCTCAGCGTGGAAGTGGTCACCATGACCCGCCGGGCCCTGCAACAGCGGTCGGGGCTGGACATCGAGGTGGTGGTGGGCGTACCCCAGGTGCACCGGGCCGAGGCCATCCGGCTGGGCGACTACCGGCTGGGCATGTACGCCTCCCGCACCTACCTCGAGGAGCATGGGATGCCGGCCACCGTGGCCGAACTCAACCAGCACCCACTGGTGTACTTCGTGGACTCGATGCTGCAGGTGGACGACCTCGACGCACCTCGCCGGCTGGTCCCGGCCATGCGCGACGGCCTTACCTCCACCAATGTGTTCGTCCATGTGGAAGCCACCCGGGCCGGCGCCGGCGTGGGATTCCTGCCGTGCTTCATGGCAGACCTCCACGATGACCTGGTCCGGCTGCTGCCCGACAAGATCGGCGAACTGCTCCCCTACTGGATGGTCCTGCGCCCGGACTCGCTGCGCCGTCCTGCCGTGGCTGCCGTCGTACAGGCGCTCCAGGACCGGATGGCGGAGCACCGCGAAGCGCTCCTGGGGAAGCAGGAATCCTCATCGACTGCTGGGTAA
- a CDS encoding ABC transporter permease, translating to MTILGSRKTGSRKNGSFAAQDRHTGNRQPRRGEMSALAMRSIQLLLTVLVLGAWEVLGRAGVIDEFFFPLPSDIFQTVWLWVSSGFVFPHLWVTMQEAILAFLVGAAVGLLLGFILARVRFLERLLDPFLQMFNALPRVVLAPIFLLWFGLGIWSKVAFGFTLVFFIVFFNTLEGVKSVDRVLVDNAKMLGASEKQLLRHVFIPSALTWIFSSLHISVGFAITGAVVGEYLGASGGMGYAIAQAQGVFDTKGVFAGMFILMIVVLIIDLLVNRLERHLLRWRPVRSS from the coding sequence GTGACCATCCTCGGCTCAAGGAAAACAGGTTCAAGGAAGAACGGTTCCTTTGCGGCACAGGACCGACACACCGGCAACCGCCAGCCACGTCGAGGTGAGATGTCGGCGCTGGCCATGCGGAGCATCCAACTCCTCCTCACGGTCCTCGTGCTGGGAGCGTGGGAGGTCCTGGGCCGGGCCGGGGTGATTGATGAATTCTTCTTCCCCCTTCCCTCCGACATCTTCCAGACCGTGTGGCTCTGGGTGTCATCAGGGTTTGTGTTCCCCCATCTTTGGGTGACCATGCAGGAGGCCATCCTCGCCTTCCTGGTGGGGGCCGCCGTCGGACTCCTCCTGGGTTTCATCCTTGCCCGGGTCCGTTTCCTGGAACGGTTGCTGGACCCGTTCCTCCAGATGTTCAATGCGCTCCCGCGCGTGGTCCTCGCTCCGATCTTCCTCCTCTGGTTCGGACTGGGTATCTGGTCGAAGGTGGCGTTCGGCTTCACCCTGGTGTTCTTCATCGTCTTCTTCAACACCTTGGAAGGCGTCAAGAGCGTCGACCGGGTCCTGGTGGACAACGCCAAAATGCTGGGGGCCAGCGAAAAGCAGCTCCTGCGCCATGTCTTCATTCCCAGTGCCCTCACGTGGATCTTCTCCAGCCTGCACATCAGCGTGGGCTTCGCCATCACCGGCGCAGTGGTGGGTGAGTACCTGGGCGCCTCAGGTGGCATGGGCTACGCCATTGCCCAGGCCCAGGGCGTCTTCGACACCAAGGGCGTCTTCGCCGGGATGTTCATCCTCATGATTGTGGTCCTCATCATCGACCTCCTCGTCAACCGCCTGGAGCGGCACCTCCTCAGATGGCGCCCTGTCCGGTCCTCCTGA
- a CDS encoding spermidine synthase, translated as MGKRGKSGGRGRPAPGVVEVPKGAAPTGPVEGVYYIDTGDCELVADQDNSTGWLLKINGVMSSHIDLADPLFLDFEYMRWMAALIESRWPPSSAAGSPAGGGHKLRGLHLGGGACSMARYFSAAYPDARQVVVELDGKLAEYVRGWFDLPKAPLLRIRVGEARAVTETLTAQTRDFIIRDVFAGAHTPRPLTTAEFTAHAKRVLAPGGLYVANSGDAPDLRNAREDAATIAAAFKHTVIIADPAMLKGRRYGNMVMAGSDVPFGDDPQLRRRLLGGAVPAHLWDDAQVRAFAAGTPVRHDPVPPPPINPHRPPDLTSSAR; from the coding sequence ATGGGCAAACGCGGAAAGTCAGGCGGCCGGGGCCGGCCCGCACCGGGAGTGGTGGAGGTGCCCAAGGGTGCTGCCCCCACTGGTCCGGTGGAGGGTGTCTATTACATCGATACCGGTGACTGCGAGCTGGTGGCGGACCAGGACAATTCCACCGGTTGGCTCCTGAAGATCAACGGCGTCATGAGCTCACACATCGACCTGGCTGATCCGCTGTTCCTGGACTTCGAGTACATGCGGTGGATGGCGGCGCTCATCGAGTCGCGGTGGCCGCCGTCGTCCGCTGCCGGTTCCCCTGCCGGGGGCGGCCACAAACTCCGTGGGCTGCATCTGGGCGGTGGCGCCTGCTCCATGGCGCGCTACTTCTCCGCTGCCTACCCGGACGCCCGGCAGGTGGTGGTGGAACTGGACGGGAAGCTGGCGGAGTACGTGCGCGGGTGGTTCGACCTTCCCAAGGCGCCTTTGCTGCGGATCCGCGTGGGGGAGGCCCGCGCCGTGACCGAAACCCTCACCGCCCAGACCCGTGACTTCATCATCCGGGACGTCTTTGCTGGCGCCCATACCCCGCGCCCGCTGACCACGGCGGAGTTCACTGCCCACGCCAAGCGGGTCCTGGCGCCGGGCGGCCTGTACGTGGCCAACTCCGGCGATGCCCCGGACCTCAGGAACGCACGGGAGGATGCCGCCACCATCGCGGCCGCGTTCAAGCACACGGTGATCATCGCCGACCCCGCCATGCTGAAGGGCAGGCGCTACGGGAACATGGTGATGGCCGGCAGCGACGTGCCCTTCGGCGACGACCCCCAGCTGCGCCGCCGGCTCCTGGGCGGTGCCGTCCCCGCGCACCTTTGGGACGACGCCCAGGTGCGGGCGTTCGCCGCCGGCACGCCGGTCCGCCACGACCCCGTCCCGCCCCCACCGATTAATCCCCACCGGCCCCCTGACCTCACAAGTTCGGCCAGGTAA
- the rfaE2 gene encoding D-glycero-beta-D-manno-heptose 1-phosphate adenylyltransferase, which yields MSASPEHADLSTQRALSDWLPGRLAAEQPSILVIGDVMLDGWWSGNIERLCREAPAPVVDIQTRESVPGGAANTAMNLAALGAKVSVAGIIGADDAGEDLRGQLAAAGIDVQHLHTHPDMVTTTKIRISSGGQVMLRLDDSAKTVPADALAALTASVGAAVERRDAVLVCDYGTGVVADPVRTALAEVLGSGTAGTDRPLVVVDAHDPRPWAALQPDLVTPNAQEAAQLLDRKLPEGQERVDAVGAEAATLLQGTGARAVVVTLDRDGTVLLTSDGVRHRTWARPAAEKQASGAGDTFVAALTLARAAGLPLTASLDLAQSAADVVVHQPGTSVCSTAQLSRYLEAFADTALSADELERQMELHRAQGQRIVLTNGCFDVLHSGHTRYLNQAKQLGDVLVVALNSDDSVRRLKGAGRPINNEVDRAAVVAALSCVDYVTVFDTPTATPLIRRLRPEVYAKGGDYTPEMLEETPAVEEYGGRVAILDYVAERSTTAVVNRIRDGKGAASPVN from the coding sequence ATGAGTGCGTCCCCGGAACATGCCGATCTCTCCACCCAGCGGGCACTGTCCGACTGGCTGCCCGGCCGGCTGGCCGCGGAGCAGCCTTCGATCCTGGTAATCGGTGACGTCATGCTGGACGGCTGGTGGAGCGGCAACATTGAACGGCTGTGCCGGGAAGCCCCGGCGCCGGTGGTGGACATCCAGACCCGTGAATCGGTTCCGGGCGGGGCGGCCAACACCGCCATGAACTTGGCTGCCTTGGGCGCGAAGGTGTCGGTGGCCGGGATCATCGGCGCCGACGACGCCGGTGAGGACCTGCGCGGGCAGCTTGCCGCCGCAGGCATCGATGTCCAGCACCTGCACACGCACCCGGACATGGTTACCACCACCAAGATCCGGATCAGCAGCGGGGGCCAGGTGATGCTGCGCCTCGACGACTCGGCCAAAACTGTCCCTGCCGACGCCCTCGCCGCGCTCACCGCGTCGGTGGGTGCCGCCGTCGAACGCCGGGATGCTGTCCTGGTGTGCGACTACGGAACCGGCGTGGTGGCGGACCCCGTCCGCACAGCTCTTGCCGAGGTCCTTGGCAGCGGCACTGCCGGAACCGACCGTCCGCTCGTGGTGGTTGACGCGCATGACCCCCGCCCGTGGGCCGCCCTGCAGCCCGACCTGGTGACCCCGAATGCGCAGGAGGCCGCGCAGCTGCTGGACCGGAAACTGCCGGAAGGCCAGGAACGGGTGGACGCGGTGGGTGCCGAGGCTGCAACGTTGCTCCAGGGAACCGGCGCGCGCGCCGTGGTGGTCACGCTGGACCGGGACGGCACCGTGCTGTTGACGTCCGACGGCGTGCGGCACCGCACGTGGGCACGGCCGGCAGCCGAGAAACAGGCATCCGGGGCGGGCGATACCTTTGTGGCGGCCCTGACCTTGGCCCGCGCAGCCGGGCTGCCGCTGACCGCCAGCCTGGACCTCGCCCAATCGGCTGCCGACGTGGTGGTGCACCAGCCCGGCACCTCCGTGTGCAGCACCGCCCAGCTCAGCCGGTATCTGGAGGCTTTCGCGGACACGGCGCTAAGCGCGGATGAGCTGGAGCGGCAGATGGAGCTGCACCGGGCCCAGGGCCAGCGGATCGTGTTGACCAACGGCTGCTTCGACGTGCTGCACAGCGGTCACACCCGCTACCTGAACCAGGCCAAACAGCTGGGTGACGTCCTGGTGGTGGCCCTGAACAGCGACGACTCCGTGCGCCGGCTCAAGGGTGCCGGCCGGCCCATCAACAACGAGGTGGACCGGGCAGCGGTGGTGGCGGCCCTCAGCTGCGTGGACTACGTGACGGTGTTCGACACCCCTACGGCCACGCCGCTGATCCGCAGGCTCCGGCCTGAGGTGTACGCCAAGGGCGGGGACTACACCCCCGAAATGCTGGAAGAGACACCGGCCGTGGAGGAGTATGGCGGCCGGGTGGCCATCCTGGACTATGTGGCAGAGCGGTCCACCACGGCCGTGGTGAACCGGATCCGGGACGGCAAGGGGGCAGCCAGCCCGGTCAACTAG
- a CDS encoding 3-hydroxybutyrate dehydrogenase has translation MDNTLNGRKALVTGGASGIGAACVRALSARGAKVVVADVDAAAAEALADEVGGSAWGVDLLDTDALATLSLDCDILVNNAGIQRINPIQEFDPADFRRIVTLMLEAPFLLIRAALPHMYANNFGRIINVSSVHGIRASPFKSAYVSAKHGLEGLSKVTALEGGPHGVTSNCINPGYVRTPLVEKQLADQAQVHGIPESEVLSKVMLTESAIKRLVEPEEVASLVAWLASNDAGMVTGASYTMDGGWSAR, from the coding sequence ATGGACAACACGCTGAATGGACGCAAGGCCCTGGTCACCGGTGGTGCCAGTGGAATCGGTGCCGCCTGCGTGCGCGCACTCTCGGCGCGCGGCGCGAAAGTGGTGGTGGCCGACGTCGATGCCGCCGCTGCCGAGGCCCTCGCGGACGAGGTGGGCGGCAGCGCATGGGGCGTTGACCTGCTGGACACAGACGCACTGGCCACCCTGAGCCTGGACTGCGACATCCTGGTCAACAATGCCGGAATCCAGCGCATCAACCCCATCCAGGAGTTCGATCCCGCGGACTTCCGCCGGATCGTTACTTTGATGCTGGAGGCGCCGTTCCTGCTGATCCGGGCAGCCTTGCCGCATATGTATGCCAACAACTTCGGCCGCATCATCAATGTGTCTTCGGTGCACGGCATCCGTGCCTCCCCGTTCAAGAGCGCGTACGTCTCCGCCAAGCACGGCCTGGAGGGGCTGAGCAAGGTGACGGCGCTGGAGGGCGGCCCGCACGGAGTCACCTCCAACTGCATCAACCCCGGATATGTGCGCACACCGCTGGTGGAGAAACAATTGGCGGACCAGGCCCAGGTGCACGGCATCCCCGAATCCGAGGTGCTGTCCAAGGTGATGCTCACCGAATCCGCCATCAAGCGCCTGGTGGAACCGGAAGAGGTGGCCTCCCTGGTGGCGTGGCTGGCGTCGAACGACGCCGGCATGGTCACCGGCGCCAGCTACACGATGGACGGCGGCTGGTCCGCACGCTAG